The Shewanella mangrovisoli genome has a window encoding:
- the fdxH gene encoding formate dehydrogenase subunit beta, whose translation MASQDIIRISGTTDITPASQARIGAVQQVTKLFDATKCTGCKACQVACSEWNDLREDVGTFQGSYQNPMILSPESWNIMQYHEVMDNNKLRWQFTHTACMHCADPACLKACSTSGAIVQHANGTVDFDSNKCIGCGYCASACPFNVPKISAKDNKAYKCTLCSDRLAVGLEPSCVKTCTVGALRFGTREDMLFYAEKRIEQLKERGFSKAGLYNPEGVGGTHMMMILHDITQPETYGMPKDPQIPAATEWRQDWLKPLGTAGLLATAAFALIHRIAVGRNIVEEDQPGYIDASATEEEKQ comes from the coding sequence ATGGCTTCTCAAGATATTATCCGCATCTCAGGCACCACGGACATCACCCCTGCGTCACAAGCACGCATTGGTGCGGTCCAGCAGGTGACTAAGCTGTTTGATGCGACTAAATGTACCGGCTGTAAGGCCTGTCAGGTTGCCTGCTCCGAATGGAATGACCTTCGTGAAGATGTCGGTACTTTCCAAGGCAGTTACCAGAACCCGATGATACTGTCGCCCGAAAGCTGGAACATAATGCAGTATCACGAAGTGATGGATAACAATAAGTTGCGTTGGCAATTTACTCACACTGCCTGTATGCACTGCGCCGATCCAGCCTGCTTAAAAGCTTGTTCAACCAGCGGCGCGATTGTGCAACATGCCAATGGCACAGTGGATTTTGACTCGAACAAGTGTATTGGCTGCGGTTATTGCGCCAGTGCCTGTCCTTTCAACGTGCCGAAGATCAGTGCCAAAGATAACAAAGCCTATAAGTGCACCCTGTGCTCGGATAGGCTCGCCGTTGGCCTTGAGCCTTCCTGCGTTAAAACCTGCACCGTGGGCGCACTGCGTTTTGGTACCCGCGAAGACATGTTGTTCTATGCCGAAAAACGCATCGAGCAGTTAAAGGAACGTGGTTTCAGCAAGGCGGGACTATATAACCCCGAGGGCGTTGGCGGAACGCATATGATGATGATCCTCCACGACATCACACAACCCGAAACCTATGGCATGCCAAAGGATCCGCAAATCCCCGCCGCCACCGAATGGCGTCAAGATTGGCTCAAACCTTTGGGCACCGCAGGCTTGCTCGCAACGGCGGCATTCGCTCTGATACACCGCATTGCGGTAGGGCGCAACATCGTCGAGGAAGATCAGCCCGGTTACATTGATGCCAGCGCCACAGAGGAGGAAAAGCAATGA
- a CDS encoding formate dehydrogenase subunit gamma encodes MSHKEMIVRHKLVDRLCHWTIVFVGLVTFLTGFSFFYPSFQWLSGIVGTPQLAKVMHPFFGIAMCLLLAVMLIRYYQHNKWNKYDLPWMKAVVWVLLQKEENIPPVGHYNPGQKMLFRAFVVFVLAFLISGIMMWQPYFAPMFSAEAVNWATLVHSACGILMLLSLVVHVWMACWIEGSITGMLYGKVSKAWARKHHPAMLEEHEEK; translated from the coding sequence ATGAGTCATAAAGAGATGATAGTGCGCCATAAGCTCGTTGATCGTCTGTGTCACTGGACCATAGTCTTTGTGGGTTTAGTGACCTTTTTAACGGGATTCTCGTTTTTTTACCCTTCGTTCCAGTGGCTGAGTGGCATTGTTGGCACACCACAACTGGCAAAAGTGATGCATCCATTCTTCGGGATCGCCATGTGTCTGCTGCTAGCGGTGATGCTGATCCGCTATTACCAGCACAATAAGTGGAATAAGTACGATTTGCCCTGGATGAAAGCCGTGGTGTGGGTGTTACTGCAAAAAGAAGAGAACATTCCGCCCGTGGGCCATTACAACCCAGGTCAGAAAATGTTATTCCGCGCCTTTGTGGTTTTTGTACTGGCGTTTCTGATCAGCGGCATCATGATGTGGCAACCTTATTTTGCCCCCATGTTCTCGGCAGAAGCCGTCAATTGGGCCACCTTAGTCCACTCGGCCTGCGGCATATTAATGCTGTTATCCCTAGTGGTACACGTATGGATGGCCTGCTGGATTGAAGGCTCGATCACAGGGATGCTCTACGGCAAAGTCTCTAAGGCTTGGGCTCGTAAGCACCACCCAGCCATGTTAGAAGAACACGAGGAAAAATAG
- the fdhE gene encoding formate dehydrogenase accessory protein FdhE has protein sequence MKMASDIPLSFVDKSPLALKPLKAANPEKIYQHRARRLAQLAQDSPLADYLKLCQILVSTQQKLAATDMGPAPMIDAEVPYPLSLSQTQTAQDWLKALQALLTELVSQVPTHLVPVLQELQQQSPTQLLEWGTQLRQGEFSAVPAQYSLFIWAGLSLYWSHWAPMVIARMDVNKVKQSSLCPVCGSHPVASMIVDEPREGLRYLHCSLCESEWHYVRAHCTCCEQSREMSIWSFDDHKAAVRIESCEACKGYTKMLFTNRLPLLDAAADDIASMGLDAELNAKGYGATTVNPLLLAHEA, from the coding sequence ATGAAGATGGCCAGCGATATCCCGTTAAGTTTTGTTGATAAATCCCCCTTAGCATTAAAACCGCTAAAAGCGGCAAATCCTGAGAAAATTTACCAACATAGAGCACGTCGTTTAGCCCAATTAGCGCAGGATTCTCCGCTGGCGGATTATCTCAAGCTCTGCCAAATCCTAGTGTCGACGCAGCAAAAACTTGCGGCAACGGATATGGGCCCAGCACCAATGATTGACGCTGAGGTGCCATATCCGTTGTCCCTAAGCCAAACTCAAACGGCTCAGGATTGGTTAAAAGCATTGCAAGCATTGCTAACAGAATTGGTATCTCAAGTGCCCACGCATTTAGTGCCTGTTCTACAGGAGTTACAACAGCAGTCGCCAACTCAATTGCTAGAGTGGGGCACTCAACTAAGGCAAGGGGAGTTTAGTGCCGTGCCTGCGCAGTACAGCCTATTTATTTGGGCGGGATTGTCCTTGTATTGGTCACACTGGGCTCCCATGGTGATTGCACGAATGGATGTGAATAAGGTTAAACAGTCTAGCCTTTGCCCGGTGTGCGGTAGTCATCCTGTCGCCAGCATGATTGTCGATGAACCACGGGAAGGGCTGCGCTATCTGCATTGCAGTCTGTGTGAAAGCGAGTGGCACTATGTGCGCGCGCATTGTACCTGCTGCGAGCAATCCCGGGAGATGTCGATTTGGTCCTTTGATGACCATAAGGCAGCCGTGCGGATTGAGAGCTGCGAGGCGTGCAAGGGATACACTAAGATGTTGTTTACCAACCGTTTGCCATTGTTAGATGCGGCAGCGGACGATATCGCATCGATGGGATTGGATGCCGAGCTCAATGCAAAGGGCTATGGTGCCACCACGGTAAATCCACTGTTACTTGCACATGAGGCCTAA
- a CDS encoding tyrosine-type recombinase/integrase — protein sequence MQLPPVLPLFDSIEFIQYGNSVVNQYITQVSLSDVPDAGLVMEHATDWLFEQKHSENNYKAYRSELTTFLHWCFDVAKMSPTQVLRKDMSRYVDYCLAPPLELIGYFNVPQFKLDKLRDERVPNSLWRPFVGKKQLGQIQPYVLSDNALKTKIAILSSFYSYLMSEEFCERNPAQIWLNHSRFAQNKLYQRQTDEEENSLAFTELQWSYVMSTVTQLATEFPELHQRSLFLISLIYSCYLRISDVSARVGYSPVMGQFRQNPQTGIWSFHIPLSKGGKKRSVAISKALLDGLVKYRQFLGLSDFPSQGEHHPLFVRHRAAGRGRDAGLVNANLGIRQIREDIQTIINLAADNAQIDGFNHDAEQMRKLTAHNIRHTGITHDININRRPLSHVQADAGHESIDTTSKYLHTTQIERHESAFNKPLDHLQGID from the coding sequence ATGCAGCTTCCTCCAGTTTTACCTCTGTTTGATTCAATTGAATTCATACAATATGGCAACAGTGTGGTGAATCAATACATCACTCAAGTCAGCTTATCTGATGTGCCCGACGCGGGTTTAGTGATGGAACACGCAACTGATTGGTTATTTGAGCAAAAACACAGTGAAAACAACTATAAAGCCTATCGAAGTGAACTGACCACGTTCCTGCATTGGTGCTTTGATGTTGCGAAAATGTCGCCCACACAGGTATTACGTAAGGATATGAGTCGTTATGTGGATTACTGCTTGGCGCCGCCGCTGGAACTGATCGGCTATTTTAATGTGCCGCAATTTAAATTGGACAAATTGCGCGATGAACGGGTACCAAACAGCCTTTGGCGGCCATTTGTGGGCAAGAAACAGTTAGGGCAAATTCAACCCTATGTGTTGAGCGATAATGCGCTAAAAACCAAGATTGCCATTTTATCTTCGTTTTACAGTTACTTAATGAGCGAGGAGTTTTGCGAGCGTAATCCCGCGCAAATTTGGTTGAATCACAGCCGCTTTGCGCAGAACAAGCTGTATCAAAGGCAAACTGATGAAGAAGAAAACAGCTTGGCTTTCACAGAGTTACAGTGGTCCTATGTTATGAGTACAGTCACTCAGTTGGCTACTGAGTTCCCAGAATTGCATCAACGTAGTTTATTCTTGATTTCATTGATTTATTCCTGTTATCTGCGCATTTCGGATGTTTCGGCGCGGGTTGGCTATTCACCGGTTATGGGGCAATTTAGGCAAAATCCACAGACAGGCATTTGGAGTTTTCACATTCCACTCAGTAAAGGCGGCAAAAAACGAAGCGTGGCGATTTCTAAGGCGTTACTCGATGGTTTAGTCAAATATCGGCAATTTTTAGGGCTGTCCGATTTTCCAAGCCAAGGCGAGCATCATCCTTTGTTCGTACGCCATCGCGCTGCCGGTCGTGGCCGTGATGCGGGTCTTGTGAATGCCAATCTTGGGATCCGGCAAATCCGCGAAGATATTCAGACCATTATCAATCTCGCAGCGGATAACGCGCAAATCGATGGCTTTAATCACGATGCCGAGCAAATGCGAAAACTCACCGCGCATAATATCCGGCACACAGGGATCACCCATGACATCAATATCAATCGTCGGCCGTTATCACATGTACAAGCCGATGCAGGCCATGAGAGTATCGACACCACATCGAAATATTTGCATACCACACAAATCGAAAGACACGAAAGCGCCTTCAATAAGCCATTAGACCATCTACAAGGTATTGACTAA
- a CDS encoding DUF3369 domain-containing protein, with translation MVIDLTNKKPLFSAKKATEISPAAAPWKILVVDDEPDVHTVTKLALSRFRLDGRALTFINAYSGEQAKELLAQEQDIAVAFIDVVMESDHAGLELVKWIREVQVNKNIRLILRTGQPGQAPEEDVIVNYDINDYKAKSELDSRKLMTSVYSSLRSYRDIMEIEQARRAQMNHRMGLERVLEATSGLFELRTLHKFADGLLTQVATLLNLDTETLLLTCNAMDAISGHVDSAEIEILAGTGQFANSPPHKELPEHISKLLRSALMQKRCLYEENCFVGYFPTKSGLINLLYMDGIDKIDDLDKKLVDIFAINVGVAFENLLLNQEVEDTQSELILRLGDVVESRSKEAANHVKRMAEYCAQLALLAGLTETEADLLRRASPMHDIGKIAIPDAVLLKPGKLDDQEWSVMRQHPTIGYQILANSERPILKAAAIIALQHHEKYDGSGYPGNLQQDQIHIFARIVAIADVFDALSHARCYKAAWPLDEVIDEMRKGAGKHFDPDLLELFINNIDIFVRVKESWKDHDE, from the coding sequence ATGGTGATTGATCTTACAAACAAAAAGCCGTTGTTCTCCGCGAAGAAAGCCACAGAAATATCCCCCGCTGCCGCTCCGTGGAAGATCCTTGTTGTTGATGATGAACCCGATGTCCACACAGTCACCAAACTTGCTCTTTCACGTTTTCGACTCGATGGCCGTGCCCTCACCTTTATTAATGCCTACAGTGGTGAACAGGCCAAAGAACTACTCGCACAGGAGCAAGACATTGCCGTTGCCTTTATCGATGTGGTGATGGAGAGCGACCATGCTGGGCTCGAGCTGGTCAAATGGATCCGCGAAGTGCAAGTGAACAAAAATATTCGACTCATTCTACGTACAGGACAGCCCGGACAAGCCCCCGAAGAAGATGTGATAGTCAATTACGATATTAATGATTACAAAGCAAAATCTGAGCTCGATTCCCGCAAGCTGATGACCAGCGTCTACTCTTCGTTGCGATCGTACCGCGATATTATGGAAATCGAACAAGCAAGACGGGCGCAAATGAATCACAGAATGGGTTTAGAGCGCGTGCTTGAGGCTACCTCGGGCTTGTTTGAACTGCGAACGCTACATAAGTTTGCCGATGGACTCCTGACACAAGTCGCCACCCTACTCAACCTCGATACTGAAACCTTATTACTCACCTGCAATGCGATGGATGCGATCAGCGGCCATGTGGATTCGGCCGAAATCGAAATCCTGGCGGGAACAGGCCAGTTTGCCAATAGCCCTCCACATAAGGAGTTACCTGAGCATATAAGCAAATTACTACGTAGCGCCTTAATGCAAAAACGCTGTCTATACGAAGAAAATTGTTTTGTGGGTTACTTCCCGACAAAGAGCGGGCTTATCAACCTACTCTATATGGATGGCATTGATAAAATTGATGATTTGGACAAAAAACTGGTCGATATCTTTGCCATAAACGTCGGGGTTGCCTTTGAGAATCTACTCCTAAATCAGGAAGTCGAAGATACTCAATCAGAGCTGATCCTGCGCTTAGGCGATGTGGTCGAGAGTCGTTCTAAAGAGGCCGCCAATCATGTGAAACGCATGGCGGAATATTGCGCCCAGCTTGCGTTATTGGCGGGGTTAACCGAAACCGAAGCCGACTTGCTGCGCCGCGCTTCACCTATGCATGATATAGGTAAAATCGCGATCCCCGATGCGGTGTTACTCAAACCCGGTAAGTTAGATGATCAAGAATGGTCAGTGATGCGCCAACATCCAACTATTGGCTATCAAATTCTCGCGAATTCCGAGCGGCCGATCCTTAAAGCGGCGGCGATTATCGCCTTGCAGCACCATGAAAAATATGACGGCTCTGGCTATCCAGGCAATTTACAACAAGATCAAATTCACATTTTTGCCCGCATCGTTGCCATCGCCGATGTGTTCGATGCCCTGTCTCACGCCCGTTGCTATAAAGCGGCATGGCCATTAGACGAAGTGATAGATGAAATGCGCAAAGGTGCGGGTAAGCATTTTGACCCCGATTTGCTCGAACTCTTTATCAATAACATCGATATTTTCGTGCGGGTCAAAGAGAGTTGGAAGGATCATGACGAATAA
- the ccoN gene encoding cytochrome-c oxidase, cbb3-type subunit I, which yields MMNHSQPTGADYNYTIVRQFALTTVLWGIVGMSVGVLIAAQLIWPHLNFDTPWFTYSRLRPLHTNAVIFAFGTSALFATSYYVVQRTCQTRLFAPKLAAFTFWGWQAIILSAAITLPMGYTSGKEYAELEWPIDIAITIVWVSYAIVFFGTIIKRTTSHIYVANWFFGAFIITVAVLHIVNSMAVPVSLFKSYSMYSGAVDAMVQWWYGHNAVGFLLTAGFLGMMYYFVPKQAGRPVYSYRLSIVHFWALIALYIWAGPHHLHYTALPDWTQSLGMVMSLILFAPSWGGMINGIMTLSGAWHKLRTDPVLRFLVVSLSFYGMSTFEGPMMAIKTVNALSHYTDWTVGHVHSGALGWVAMVSIGSLYHLIPVLFGHGRMYSIKLVNVHFWLATIGTVLYIVSMWISGVMQGLMWRAVNADGTLTYSFVESLEASYPFYFVRFLGGCFFLTGMLIMAYNVIRTVKASKDSLPALAEAKAA from the coding sequence ATGATGAACCATTCCCAGCCAACAGGCGCTGATTACAATTACACCATTGTCCGCCAATTTGCCTTAACCACAGTTTTGTGGGGTATTGTTGGTATGTCAGTCGGTGTATTAATTGCGGCTCAGTTAATCTGGCCACATCTGAACTTTGATACTCCTTGGTTTACGTATAGTCGCTTGCGACCATTACATACCAATGCGGTTATCTTCGCGTTCGGAACATCAGCCCTCTTTGCAACATCCTATTATGTCGTACAACGCACCTGTCAAACCCGACTATTTGCACCTAAATTAGCTGCATTTACGTTTTGGGGATGGCAAGCCATCATTCTGTCAGCAGCAATCACTCTGCCAATGGGTTACACCAGTGGTAAAGAATATGCTGAATTAGAATGGCCAATCGATATCGCTATCACCATCGTTTGGGTCTCCTATGCAATAGTGTTCTTCGGCACTATTATCAAACGAACAACATCGCATATTTACGTAGCGAACTGGTTCTTTGGTGCATTTATCATTACGGTTGCCGTGCTTCACATCGTGAACTCTATGGCCGTTCCTGTTAGCTTGTTCAAGTCATACTCTATGTACAGTGGCGCGGTCGATGCCATGGTGCAATGGTGGTATGGTCACAACGCGGTAGGTTTCCTGTTAACCGCAGGCTTCTTAGGTATGATGTACTACTTCGTACCTAAGCAAGCGGGTCGTCCTGTTTACTCATATCGTCTGTCTATCGTGCACTTCTGGGCACTGATCGCACTGTACATTTGGGCAGGTCCTCACCACTTACACTACACTGCCCTGCCAGACTGGACTCAGTCTTTAGGTATGGTGATGTCACTGATCCTGTTCGCACCATCTTGGGGTGGTATGATCAACGGTATCATGACCTTATCTGGTGCATGGCACAAACTGCGTACTGACCCAGTACTGCGTTTCTTAGTGGTTTCGCTGTCTTTCTACGGTATGTCGACCTTCGAAGGTCCGATGATGGCCATTAAGACAGTTAACGCTTTATCTCACTACACAGACTGGACTGTAGGTCACGTTCACTCAGGCGCGCTAGGCTGGGTGGCAATGGTGTCTATCGGTTCTCTGTATCACTTGATCCCAGTACTGTTCGGCCATGGCCGTATGTACAGCATCAAGTTAGTTAACGTGCATTTCTGGTTAGCGACTATCGGTACTGTTCTTTACATCGTGTCTATGTGGATTTCGGGTGTAATGCAGGGTCTGATGTGGCGTGCAGTTAACGCTGACGGTACTTTGACTTATAGCTTTGTTGAAAGTCTGGAAGCTTCTTATCCTTTCTACTTCGTACGTTTCCTCGGCGGTTGTTTCTTCTTAACCGGTATGCTGATCATGGCATACAACGTGATCCGTACTGTGAAAGCCTCTAAAGATTCATTGCCAGCACTGGCTGAAGCAAAAGCGGCTTAA
- the ccoO gene encoding cytochrome-c oxidase, cbb3-type subunit II, translating into MKFNHEIVEKNIGLLAIFTVIAISFGSLVEITPLIFQKDTTEPVEGLKPYTALQLEGRDIYVREGCYNCHSQMIRPLRAETERYGHYSVAGESVWDHPFQWGSKRTGPDLARVGGRYSDKWHEVHLIDPRAVVPQSNMPGFPWLAENKLDGKLTGDKMTILRNMHKGGYKGNDLYTDEEIAGAQKAVEGKTELEALIAYLQSLGHALK; encoded by the coding sequence ATGAAATTTAATCATGAGATAGTTGAAAAAAACATCGGTTTGTTAGCGATCTTCACAGTTATCGCTATCAGCTTCGGTAGCTTGGTAGAAATCACGCCGCTGATTTTCCAAAAAGATACCACTGAGCCTGTTGAAGGTTTGAAACCTTACACAGCCCTGCAACTTGAAGGCCGTGACATCTATGTGCGTGAAGGTTGCTACAACTGTCACAGCCAGATGATCCGTCCTTTACGTGCAGAGACTGAACGTTACGGTCACTACTCTGTTGCCGGTGAGTCTGTTTGGGATCACCCATTCCAATGGGGTTCTAAGCGTACTGGTCCAGACTTGGCCCGTGTTGGCGGTCGCTACAGCGATAAATGGCATGAAGTTCACTTAATCGATCCTCGTGCTGTGGTCCCTCAATCGAATATGCCAGGCTTCCCATGGCTTGCCGAAAACAAGTTAGACGGCAAGTTAACCGGCGACAAGATGACTATTCTGCGTAACATGCATAAAGGCGGTTACAAAGGTAATGATCTTTACACCGATGAAGAAATCGCAGGCGCGCAGAAAGCTGTTGAAGGTAAGACAGAGCTGGAAGCCTTGATTGCATATCTTCAGTCTTTGGGTCACGCACTCAAATAA
- a CDS encoding CcoQ/FixQ family Cbb3-type cytochrome c oxidase assembly chaperone — protein MDYGTLQGILTIIVMLTFVGIFAWAYSSRRQKSFDEAANLVFSDEEISKESKDSGENK, from the coding sequence ATGGATTACGGCACATTACAAGGTATTTTAACCATCATTGTGATGCTGACCTTCGTCGGTATATTTGCTTGGGCATATAGCTCGCGTCGTCAAAAATCCTTTGATGAAGCAGCGAATCTTGTGTTTTCCGATGAGGAAATCAGCAAGGAATCGAAGGACTCAGGAGAGAATAAGTGA
- the ccoP gene encoding cytochrome-c oxidase, cbb3-type subunit III — MSSFWSIWISVLSLIVIAGCFLLLRVCSKNTTDVKEGESMGHSFDGIEELNNPLPKWWSYMFYITIVFGLVYLALFPGLGNYKGLLNWTSSNQSIGTEKGIKADSAAAIELAAKEGMYVQYDQEVKHANEKYGPIFAAYLATPLEELVKNQEALKVGGRLFLQNCAQCHGSDARGSKGFPNLTDSDWLYGGDLATIKTTIMNGRHGMMPPKGGLPIDDSEIAGLAEYVVKLSGREHDEKLAAQGQGSFMKGCFACHGMDAKGNKLMGAPNLTDDVWLYGGSRGMIEETIKHGRAGVMPAWKDVLGEEKVHVIAAYVYSLSNK, encoded by the coding sequence ATGAGTAGCTTCTGGAGTATTTGGATTAGCGTACTCTCGTTAATTGTGATCGCAGGATGTTTTCTGTTGCTGCGTGTGTGTTCAAAGAACACCACGGATGTCAAAGAAGGCGAATCCATGGGTCACAGTTTCGATGGTATCGAAGAACTCAATAACCCACTGCCAAAATGGTGGAGTTATATGTTCTATATCACTATCGTGTTTGGCCTAGTGTACTTAGCCCTGTTCCCAGGTTTAGGTAACTACAAAGGTTTACTGAACTGGACTAGCTCTAACCAAAGCATTGGTACAGAGAAAGGGATTAAAGCCGATTCTGCAGCCGCGATTGAGCTGGCAGCAAAAGAAGGCATGTACGTTCAGTACGACCAAGAAGTTAAACACGCTAACGAAAAATATGGCCCAATCTTCGCGGCTTACTTGGCAACACCACTCGAAGAGTTAGTGAAAAACCAAGAAGCGTTGAAAGTGGGTGGTCGTTTGTTCCTACAAAACTGCGCACAGTGCCATGGCTCTGACGCACGTGGTAGCAAAGGCTTCCCTAACCTGACCGACAGTGATTGGTTATACGGTGGCGATTTAGCCACTATCAAGACCACTATCATGAACGGTCGTCATGGCATGATGCCGCCAAAAGGTGGTTTGCCAATCGACGATAGCGAAATTGCAGGTCTGGCCGAGTACGTGGTTAAGTTATCTGGCCGTGAGCACGACGAGAAACTCGCAGCTCAAGGTCAAGGTTCATTCATGAAAGGTTGTTTTGCGTGTCACGGTATGGACGCAAAAGGCAACAAACTCATGGGCGCACCTAACTTAACTGACGATGTTTGGTTATATGGCGGTAGCCGCGGCATGATCGAAGAAACGATCAAGCACGGCCGTGCAGGCGTGATGCCAGCATGGAAAGACGTTCTCGGTGAAGAGAAAGTCCACGTGATCGCAGCTTATGTTTATAGCTTGTCAAACAAGTAA
- a CDS encoding FixH family protein produces MSEQQPWYKQFWPWFLIILPLCAVVASFTTLKIALSNSDSLVAEDYYKEGKAINMDLSKVKYAKQLGMQWQLEQNHHELLFTQHGGPAYQAALKVEFYHPTIAEKDIKTTVTADANHVYRITLPDVLTGAWEVRLEGFDGKWRIHQRVELKDNVQLWLN; encoded by the coding sequence ATGAGCGAACAACAACCCTGGTATAAGCAGTTTTGGCCTTGGTTTTTAATTATTCTTCCTTTGTGTGCCGTCGTCGCAAGTTTTACCACGCTAAAAATTGCCCTCTCAAACTCTGACTCTCTGGTCGCCGAGGATTATTACAAAGAAGGCAAAGCCATCAATATGGACTTGAGTAAGGTCAAATATGCCAAGCAGCTTGGCATGCAATGGCAACTCGAACAAAATCATCATGAACTCCTCTTCACTCAACACGGCGGTCCAGCTTACCAAGCCGCATTAAAAGTTGAATTTTATCACCCAACAATTGCCGAAAAAGACATTAAGACCACAGTTACCGCCGATGCCAACCATGTGTATCGCATTACCCTGCCCGATGTATTAACCGGTGCTTGGGAAGTCCGTCTGGAAGGTTTTGATGGCAAATGGCGTATTCATCAACGTGTCGAACTCAAAGACAACGTCCAATTGTGGTTGAACTAA